From a region of the Daphnia magna isolate NIES linkage group LG1, ASM2063170v1.1, whole genome shotgun sequence genome:
- the LOC116922580 gene encoding uncharacterized protein LOC116922580 isoform X1 has protein sequence MKDYMMVNLEGKKVPVSKRLILLNLKEAHYLFQQDNPNVKIGLSKFCFLRPKWCVTADSSGSHNVCVCIKHQNPKLMLAGADIGVDYKSLLELLVCSLDNESCMFGECSRCPSSDVLKEFLFEKLDDYESVTYSEWTTVDRTTLIKVQQSVEDFVLKLVSLLLKLRTHHFLSKVQAAHYKSLKEQLGNSDCLVTLDFAENYTFESQDEVQGAHWTNNQATVHPIVIYYKENEELISKSYCIISDSLKHDAVAVHSFIRGILPKIKTVIPNLKKVFFFSDGGPAHYKNRFNFANLSLFESDHGVPAVWHFWATCHGKNACDGVGGTVKRLARRASLPLSLILTPLDLYNWAVDNLPGIEFVYVTKDIIAADAERLFNRLNSALAITGTQKYHFYEQISKGVLQASRTSVQDSGFPKVTFIVLPSLPDRNFVSISNLFVDDYVAVVFMSQWRIGKILDVDYNGVNVKLFSENGPCLNYTWPPKTNDVFISISDVLVKINPPKPRTRSGRSFGITSDENNLISKEFELYMSLIST, from the coding sequence ATGGTTAATttggaaggaaagaaagtgCCCGTAAGTAAACGATTAATTCTGTTAAACCTGAAGGAAGCTCATTACTTATTCCAACAAGATAATCCTAATGTTAAAATCGGGctatcaaaattttgttttctgcgTCCAAAATGGTGTGTTACGGCTGATTCCTCTGGTTCTCATAATGTGTGCGTCTGTATCAAGCACCAAAACCCTAAGCTAATGTTAGCTGGGGCTGATATTGGTGTTGATTATAAGTCACTTCTTGAACTTCTCGTTTGCTCCCTTGATAACGAATCTTGTATGTTTGGAGAATGCTCCCGTTGTCCAAGTTCCGAtgttttgaaagaatttctttttgaaaagctAGATGATTATGAATCAGTAACGTATAGCGAATGGACAACTGTTGATCGTACTACCTTGATTAAAGTTCAGCAATCAGTGGaggattttgttttgaaactaGTATCTCTCCTTCTTAAGCTTCGAACTCATCATTTTCTATCTAAAGTCCAAGCAGCTCATTACAAGTCGTTAAAAGAACAGTTGGGAAACTCAGATTGCCTTGTCACGCTAGATTTTGCTGAAAACTATACTTTCGAAAGCCAGGATGAAGTGCAGGGTGCACATTGGACAAACAACCAAGCGACAGTACATCCAATCGTCATTTATTacaaagaaaatgaggaaTTGATCTCAAAAAGTTATTGTATCATATCTGATTCTCTTAAACACGACGCAGTAGCTGTTCATTCGTTCATTCGGGGAATTTTACCTAAAATCAAAACTGTGATTcccaatttaaaaaaggtaTTCTTCTTTAGCGACGGTGGACCGGCACATTACAAAAATCGATTTAATTTTGCCAATCTTTCCCTATTCGAATCTGACCATGGTGTCCCTGCCGTTTGGCACTTTTGGGCTACTTGTCATGGGAAAAATGCATGTGATGGGGTCGGTGGGACTGTCAAGCGATTAGCTCGACGAGCTTCCCTTCCACTTTCATTGATTTTAACCCCCTTAGATCTTTACAACTGGGCAGTGGATAATTTACCTGGGATTGAATTTGTATACGTAACTAAAGATATCATTGCGGCCGACGCAGAAAGGCTTTTCAATAGGTTAAACTCTGCTCTTGCCATAACCGGAACACAAAAATATCATTTTTACGAACAAATTTCAAAGGGTGTTTTACAAGCCTCTCGTACTTCTGTCCAAGATAGTGGTTTTCCAAAAGTaacttttattgttttgcCTAGTTTACCGGATAGAAACTTTGTCTCCATCAGTAATTTGTTTGTAGACGATTACGTTGCTGTTGTGTTCATGAGTCAGTGGCGGATTGGAAAGATCCTTGACGTCGACTATAACGGAGTGAATGTCAAATTGTTCAGTGAAAATGGTCCCTGTCTTAATTATACTTGGCCCCCCAAAACGAACGATGTATTCATTTCAATCTCTGATGTTCTTGTAAAAATTAACCCTCCTAAACCACGAACACGATCCGGAAGAAGCTTTGGAATAACATCCGATGAAAACAATTTGATTTCTAAAGAATTCGAATTGTATATGTCACTAATCTCCACCTGA